The following DNA comes from Cellulophaga sp. HaHa_2_95.
TGTCAAAGTATTCATATCCAAATCATTAGGATCATTAGGATATGCTATAGCCTTAACGACTACAAAATGAAGTACTTTTTCTTTAAGACAAACAAACTGCGGATTTTTTTTGAGTGTACTGTTTACTGATAAAAACTCAAAACCATCTGCTTCTAAATGTTTACCCACAATATTCATAGCTAAGTTATGTAATTCTTGTTCAGAAAGCGTCGTCATAGGAAAGTTTAGAAATAAAAAAACCGATATAAAAATATCGGTTTTTAGTATAAATAAAAATATTATTAGCTGTTTGTTAAGGTTTATCCGCCAAAATCATCGAACCTAATGTGCTCATCTGGAATACCAAAATCTTCACCCATTTTTTGAACAGCTTTGTTCATCAATGGAGGACCACAGAAATAAAGCTCAATATCTTCTGGAGACTCATGTTTAGATAAATAATTATCAATAACACAGTTGTGAATGAACCCGACAAAACCATCTCCTGGTGCATCTACATCTTCTTTAACTTTCCAATTATCTTCTGGTGCTGGCTCAGAAAGTGCCAAATAGAATTTAAAGTTTGGAAAATCTTTTTCTAATTTATAGAAATGATCTAAGTAGAATAATTCTCTCTTAGAACGGCCACCATACCAATACGTTACTTTCCTACCCGTTTTTAAGGTTCTGAAAAGATGGTATAAGTGCGATCTCATTGGAGCCATACCTGCACCACCACCAACGTAAAGCATTTCAGCATCGGATTCATTAATGAAGAATTCTCCGTAAGGTCCTGAAATTACAACATCATCACCTGGCTTTAAATTAAAGATATAAGAAGAAGCTACACCTGGATTTACATCCATCCATCCGTTTTTAGCTCTATCCCATGGTGGGGTAGCAATACGAACATTAAGCATAATTTCTCTTCCTTCTGCAGGGTAAGATGCCATAGAGTAAGCTCTTTCTACAGTCTCTGGGTTTTTCATAACCAAAGGCCATAAATTAAACTTATCCCATTCTGCCTGAAACTTATCTGGTGTTTCATGCTCTTCTGGGTGTGCAGTAATATCTATGTCAGCATATTTTACTTCACATTCAGGAATTTCAATTTGAATATATCCCCCTGCTTTGTAATTCATATCTTCAGGAATCTCTACTACAAATTCCTTAATAAAAGAAGCAACGTTATAATTACGCACCACTTTAGCTGGCCATTTCTTAATTCCGAATACTTCTTCCGGAATAGTAATATCCATATTCTGCTTCACCTTCACCTGACACGCTAAACGAGCACCATGTAAAAGTTCTTTTTTTGAGAAGTGAGGTGTTTCTGTAGGTAAAGCTTCACCACCACCAGAAAGAACGTGGCATTCGCACTGAATACAAGTTCCACCACCACCACATGCAGATGGTAAAAATATTTTTTGATTTCCTAAGGTAGACAATAACGACCCACCTGAACCAACTTCAATCGTCTTCTCACCATTAATGGTAATTGTTACGGGACCTGAAGGTGATAATTTTTCTTTTGTAAATAAAAGTAATGCAACCAATACTAATAAAAGAATCATAAAAGCAATCACCGTAATTGCTATTGTTCCACCTGTACTTGTAGCTAAAATCATTCTTATTTATTTAAAACTTCGTTATAAGAAACTTCTTTTTCTGAAATTTCCTTATTTAATTTCTTATCGTCTTTTACAGCTGTTTGTGTTGGCTCTTCTGCAGCAGCTTCATCTCCGCCACCAGTAAGCATACCACCAAAACTCATAAAGCCAATGGCCATTAAACCTGTAATAATAAATGTAATTCCTAAACCTCTTAATGGCGCAGGTACATTTGAATATCTAATTTTCTCTCTAATTGCTGCAATAGCCAAAATAGCTAAAAACCACCCAATACCTGATGCTAAGCCATAATTAAAGGCCAAGCCTAAAGTTTGAATATCTCTAGATTGCATGAATAAAGAACCCCCTAAAATTGCGCAGTTTACAGCAATTAATGGTAAAAATATACCTAAAGAGTTATACAAGGAAGGAGAAAATTTCTCTACCACTATTTCTACTAATTGTACCATTGTTGCAATAGTAGCAATAAATAAAATAAAGGATAAAAAGCTTAGATTGTAATCTGCATATTCTGGACCTAACCAAGCTAAAGCACCATCTCTTAATAGGTACTGATCTAACAACCAGTTTAAAGGTACTGTTACCGCTAATACAAAAATTACAGCAGCACCTAGTCCCACCGCAGTAGCAACCTTTTTAGATACCGCTAGATAAGAACACATCCCCAAGAATGTGGCAAATACCATATTATCAATAAATATGGATTTAAAGAATAATTCTACATGTTCTAACATAATACTATTTTCTTGGAATGACTACTTAATTTTCTTCTACTAAAGCTGGGTTTCTTGAACGTTGTACCCAAATGATAATACCTACAACTATTAAAGCCATTGGTGAAAGCAACATAAAACCGTTGTTCTCATATCCTAGTGCATACAAACCAGTCTTAGCAATTGGATCTCCTAAAACTTTAAAACCTAATAACGTACCAGATCCTAAAAGTTCTCTAAAGAAGCCTATTATAATTAATATTAAACCATATCCTAAAGAGTTTCCTATACCATCTAAGAATGATCTCCAAGGTCCGTTTGCCAAAGCAAAAGCTTCAAAACGCCCCATAATAATACAGTTTGTAATAATAAGTCCCACGAATACCGAAAGTGTTTTACTCAATTCATAAGCAAAAGCTTTCAACACTTGATCTACTATAATTACTAAAGCAGCTACCACTACAAGTT
Coding sequences within:
- a CDS encoding Na(+)-translocating NADH-quinone reductase subunit F, whose protein sequence is MTTLSEQELHNLAMNIVGKHLEADGFEFLSVNSTLKKNPQFVCLKEKVLHFVVVKAIAYPNDPNDLDMNTLTKMKNHAEKFEALTYYAGVGLVNAKDHNLPVYLNEDYIVDYDGLVKI
- the nqrF gene encoding NADH:ubiquinone reductase (Na(+)-transporting) subunit F, with the translated sequence MILATSTGGTIAITVIAFMILLLVLVALLLFTKEKLSPSGPVTITINGEKTIEVGSGGSLLSTLGNQKIFLPSACGGGGTCIQCECHVLSGGGEALPTETPHFSKKELLHGARLACQVKVKQNMDITIPEEVFGIKKWPAKVVRNYNVASFIKEFVVEIPEDMNYKAGGYIQIEIPECEVKYADIDITAHPEEHETPDKFQAEWDKFNLWPLVMKNPETVERAYSMASYPAEGREIMLNVRIATPPWDRAKNGWMDVNPGVASSYIFNLKPGDDVVISGPYGEFFINESDAEMLYVGGGAGMAPMRSHLYHLFRTLKTGRKVTYWYGGRSKRELFYLDHFYKLEKDFPNFKFYLALSEPAPEDNWKVKEDVDAPGDGFVGFIHNCVIDNYLSKHESPEDIELYFCGPPLMNKAVQKMGEDFGIPDEHIRFDDFGG
- the nqrE gene encoding NADH:ubiquinone reductase (Na(+)-transporting) subunit E, giving the protein MLEHVELFFKSIFIDNMVFATFLGMCSYLAVSKKVATAVGLGAAVIFVLAVTVPLNWLLDQYLLRDGALAWLGPEYADYNLSFLSFILFIATIATMVQLVEIVVEKFSPSLYNSLGIFLPLIAVNCAILGGSLFMQSRDIQTLGLAFNYGLASGIGWFLAILAIAAIREKIRYSNVPAPLRGLGITFIITGLMAIGFMSFGGMLTGGGDEAAAEEPTQTAVKDDKKLNKEISEKEVSYNEVLNK
- a CDS encoding NADH:ubiquinone reductase (Na(+)-transporting) subunit D, which encodes MGLLSKKDSGLILDPLADNNPITIQVLGICSALAITAELKASIVMAVSVMFVLGMGNVVISLMRNIIPSKIRIIVQLVVVAALVIIVDQVLKAFAYELSKTLSVFVGLIITNCIIMGRFEAFALANGPWRSFLDGIGNSLGYGLILIIIGFFRELLGSGTLLGFKVLGDPIAKTGLYALGYENNGFMLLSPMALIVVGIIIWVQRSRNPALVEEN